A stretch of the Vibrio aphrogenes genome encodes the following:
- a CDS encoding membrane-bound PQQ-dependent dehydrogenase, glucose/quinate/shikimate family: MRLFSAILLLLGIGLTAGGGWLVALGGSVYYLLAGLAFLACAISIWQHNRTFSHYLFAVYLLFTMGWALTESGLDWWPLATRMGLPLLLAIPLLVTFKRASRSSNLALFSIWIISSVLTLGSILNTTHDIQGTLSTDIVEANPDMGGIADEAWTSYGRSNYGQRYSPLDQITPDNVAKLTPAWQIQTGDIKGPNDVGETTYQATPLKIGNTLYLCTPHNWLVALNADTGAKQWIFDAKVPAESQRQHQTCRGVSYLPPQDPSNISGASLVDSKTNMSTQELPSMQCDAQLFLPTSDARLIAIDPKTGARCNNFAKDGVLDLMQNMPYKQAGYYYSTSPPIVTNGVVVVAGAVNDNYDINSPSGVIRAFDAQTGQLVWNWDSANPDDTSPIADGKTYTVSSPNSWSVASADEKLGLIYFPMGNRTPDQLGMYRNDNEEKYSSSVVALDAKTGQARWVQQFVHHDLWDMDTPAQPSLIDLKTPTGVQPGLVVPTKQGDVYVLNRATGEPIHPITEVPAPQGAMQGDYAAKTQPVSALSFNPPELKESNMWGATLLDQLICRIEFRSLRYEGRYTPPSEQGTIVYPGNFGVFNWGGVAVDPKRQVMFGMPLNLAFVSTVVDKKSARFNDADSNKGEHGVNANHGAPYAVELKPFLSPLGVPCQQPPWGYVAGANLVTGETAWQHKNGTIYDMTPLPLPIKMGVPGIGGPIITGGGVAFLGATVDNYLRAYDVTTGEELWKGRLPAGGQATPMTYLNSQGEQMVVIVAGGHGSIGTKPGDYVIAYKLEP; the protein is encoded by the coding sequence ATGCGACTTTTTTCCGCGATTTTATTATTACTCGGGATCGGCTTAACCGCAGGGGGTGGCTGGTTAGTAGCGTTAGGAGGCAGTGTCTATTACCTGCTGGCAGGTTTAGCATTTCTTGCTTGTGCCATCAGTATTTGGCAACACAACCGAACCTTCTCTCATTACCTTTTTGCCGTCTATTTATTATTCACTATGGGGTGGGCATTAACTGAATCTGGGCTGGATTGGTGGCCGTTAGCAACTCGAATGGGACTCCCTCTTTTGCTCGCTATCCCTTTGCTTGTCACATTTAAACGTGCGAGTCGCTCTTCAAACTTAGCCTTATTCTCCATTTGGATTATCAGCAGTGTGTTGACTTTAGGCTCCATACTAAACACCACACACGATATTCAAGGCACGTTATCCACCGATATAGTCGAAGCCAATCCCGATATGGGCGGTATTGCCGATGAGGCGTGGACCAGCTATGGACGCAGCAATTATGGGCAACGCTATTCTCCACTAGATCAAATCACACCAGATAACGTGGCTAAGCTCACACCGGCTTGGCAAATTCAAACTGGTGATATCAAAGGCCCCAATGATGTCGGTGAAACTACCTATCAGGCGACACCACTTAAAATTGGCAATACGTTGTATTTATGTACGCCACATAACTGGCTAGTCGCTTTAAATGCCGATACGGGAGCGAAACAGTGGATTTTTGATGCTAAAGTTCCTGCAGAAAGCCAGCGTCAGCATCAAACTTGTCGCGGGGTATCTTACTTACCACCACAAGATCCCTCTAATATTAGCGGTGCATCTTTAGTTGATAGCAAAACAAACATGAGCACACAAGAGCTACCTAGTATGCAATGTGATGCTCAATTATTCCTACCTACCTCCGATGCGCGCCTGATCGCCATTGACCCTAAAACTGGGGCACGCTGCAATAACTTTGCAAAAGATGGCGTGTTGGATTTAATGCAAAACATGCCGTACAAACAAGCCGGGTATTATTATTCCACCTCACCACCGATCGTGACTAATGGAGTTGTGGTGGTCGCCGGTGCGGTCAATGATAATTATGATATCAATTCTCCCTCTGGCGTGATTCGTGCTTTTGATGCTCAAACAGGTCAGTTAGTCTGGAATTGGGATTCCGCTAACCCTGATGACACCTCCCCTATTGCCGATGGTAAGACTTACACAGTCAGTTCGCCAAATAGTTGGTCTGTTGCCAGCGCCGATGAAAAACTGGGATTAATTTATTTTCCAATGGGCAACCGAACTCCCGATCAATTGGGTATGTACCGCAATGACAATGAAGAAAAATATTCAAGCTCGGTGGTCGCGCTGGATGCCAAAACCGGCCAAGCACGTTGGGTGCAACAGTTCGTTCATCATGATTTATGGGATATGGATACGCCAGCACAACCTAGCTTGATTGATTTAAAAACTCCGACCGGTGTGCAACCAGGCTTAGTTGTTCCGACCAAACAAGGCGATGTCTATGTCCTCAACCGCGCTACAGGTGAGCCGATCCACCCCATCACTGAAGTCCCTGCTCCCCAAGGGGCGATGCAAGGTGATTATGCGGCTAAAACTCAACCGGTATCGGCGCTAAGCTTTAACCCACCTGAACTCAAAGAATCTAACATGTGGGGAGCGACCTTACTCGACCAATTGATCTGTCGTATTGAATTTCGCTCATTACGTTATGAAGGCCGTTATACTCCACCATCAGAGCAAGGGACGATTGTCTATCCTGGCAATTTCGGGGTCTTTAATTGGGGCGGCGTGGCCGTCGATCCTAAACGTCAGGTTATGTTTGGGATGCCTTTAAATCTGGCGTTTGTTTCTACCGTGGTCGACAAAAAAAGCGCTAGATTTAATGATGCAGATAGCAATAAAGGTGAACACGGCGTTAATGCCAACCACGGTGCGCCTTACGCGGTAGAACTCAAACCTTTCTTGTCGCCATTGGGTGTCCCTTGTCAGCAACCGCCTTGGGGTTATGTGGCTGGCGCAAACTTAGTGACAGGTGAAACGGCGTGGCAACATAAAAACGGTACCATTTATGATATGACGCCCCTACCACTGCCTATCAAAATGGGGGTTCCTGGCATTGGTGGACCAATCATTACCGGAGGCGGTGTGGCATTCTTAGGAGCCACTGTCGATAACTACCTAAGGGCTTATGATGTCACCACAGGAGAAGAGCTTTGGAAAGGTCGTCTTCCTGCCGGTGGACAAGCAACCCCTATGACTTATCTCAACAGTCAAGGAGAACAAATGGTGGTGATTGTTGCTGGAGGACATGGCTCTATTGGCACCAAACCAGGTGATTATGTAATTGCTTACAAACTTGAACCATAA
- a CDS encoding MarR family transcriptional regulator encodes MRLWRMVADAELTPLGLTHPRWSALWKLRQLGDCISQKCLAEGLEIELASLMRTLNQLEQQDLIVRKPCPNDKRARLVCLTPQGKTILKQMETRIFDVRRKVLSGLSEQQLQEFEAMVELITQNALEQLHQR; translated from the coding sequence ATGCGTTTATGGCGAATGGTTGCTGATGCGGAGCTGACGCCATTAGGCCTGACTCACCCGAGGTGGAGTGCACTGTGGAAGTTACGTCAATTAGGCGATTGCATTAGTCAAAAATGTTTAGCTGAAGGGCTAGAAATCGAATTGGCCTCATTGATGCGAACTTTAAACCAGTTAGAGCAGCAAGATTTGATTGTGCGTAAACCTTGTCCTAATGATAAACGTGCAAGATTGGTGTGTTTAACCCCACAAGGTAAGACCATTTTAAAGCAGATGGAAACGCGTATTTTTGATGTGCGCAGAAAAGTCCTGTCTGGATTATCAGAGCAGCAATTGCAAGAGTTTGAAGCTATGGTTGAGCTCATTACGCAAAATGCGCTCGAACAATTGCACCAGCGTTAG
- a CDS encoding HlyD family secretion protein yields the protein MSSDQQFARLVRIAMFGFAFIFIYFLIADLKMPVTTESMATRSITKIAPQVSGRIETVNVHNNQTIKKGEVLFELDARPYELAVEEARLALEQARQTNQELDASLAAAEANVNAAESLNEQRNREAKRLVNLFGHHGVSQQERDTAVSNAKSARANLLAARAELDKLKVARGLAGEENLTIRQAQNHLKQAELNLSYTQVTAEKDGIVTNVHLQQGSFKSAGSSALALVSQQVDIIADFREKNIAYTQAGDTAYVAFDGRPGQLFKAQVDSIDAGVSSGQFDANGQLATPTSSDRWVRDAQRLRLHLTLVEPLDFSVATGARTTVQLIPSHGLFAYIAKLQIKFISLLHYIY from the coding sequence ATGTCATCAGATCAACAATTTGCACGATTAGTGCGAATCGCTATGTTCGGCTTTGCTTTTATATTCATCTATTTTTTAATTGCCGATCTAAAAATGCCTGTCACCACAGAATCCATGGCGACACGATCCATTACCAAAATTGCCCCTCAAGTCAGTGGTCGTATTGAAACGGTCAATGTGCACAACAATCAAACCATAAAAAAGGGGGAGGTGTTGTTTGAGCTTGATGCCCGCCCTTATGAGTTAGCGGTCGAAGAAGCGCGATTAGCATTAGAACAAGCAAGGCAAACTAACCAAGAATTGGATGCGAGTTTAGCGGCAGCAGAAGCCAATGTGAATGCTGCGGAAAGTCTCAATGAGCAGCGCAATCGAGAAGCTAAACGTCTGGTTAACTTGTTTGGTCATCATGGTGTTTCACAACAAGAGCGTGATACTGCGGTCAGTAATGCTAAATCGGCGAGAGCCAACTTATTAGCTGCGCGGGCAGAATTAGACAAATTAAAAGTGGCTCGAGGGTTAGCTGGGGAAGAGAACTTAACCATTCGCCAAGCACAAAACCATTTAAAGCAGGCCGAATTGAACCTATCTTATACCCAAGTCACTGCGGAAAAAGATGGCATTGTAACGAATGTGCATCTTCAACAGGGCAGTTTTAAAAGTGCGGGTAGCTCGGCGTTGGCATTAGTATCGCAACAAGTGGATATCATTGCCGATTTTCGAGAAAAGAATATTGCTTATACCCAAGCCGGAGATACAGCCTATGTGGCCTTTGATGGTCGCCCAGGGCAATTATTTAAAGCGCAAGTGGACAGCATTGATGCGGGGGTGAGTTCAGGACAATTTGATGCTAATGGACAATTAGCCACTCCGACGTCTTCGGATCGTTGGGTGCGAGATGCTCAGCGTTTACGCTTGCATTTAACTTTGGTTGAACCACTGGATTTCTCGGTTGCCACTGGCGCGCGCACGACAGTTCAGTTGATCCCAAGTCATGGTTTATTTGCTTATATCGCTAAGCTGCAAATTAAGTTTATCAGTTTACTGCATTACATTTATTAA
- a CDS encoding DUF2955 domain-containing protein, whose amino-acid sequence MRLLRHQPLTANEYRQCLRIATGATLGFFICKFFGWQNGVFYTVTPILLLGLVPQVNRHVARQVLASAAVSAVEVGLIAGMFGDHPAIMTMMAFFMFLYRFIAMSKGSLFLFGATGVINLSIMLHFASYPATNIGILISDNVVSSCTSLMIATLMMYLWPDVEARPARPVVEKNANRMRHEALLGSVMATLSFVVFQTLDLQDSMSAQATSLLLLFPMHWNGMLGYARKRAIGTILGVSFGIMVQMILYDWSNMLVLVMPLLWIGLMMFSHAHVKEASGSGAGFGAMTTLGILFGQYLQPNDDLIFSALYRMSSIAVAIVITLMVCFCLHKLLNRFEATRFGA is encoded by the coding sequence ATGAGATTACTTCGTCATCAACCGCTGACAGCCAATGAATATCGACAATGTCTGCGTATCGCTACTGGTGCGACGCTTGGATTTTTTATCTGTAAATTCTTTGGTTGGCAAAATGGGGTATTTTATACGGTCACGCCGATCTTATTATTGGGATTGGTACCGCAAGTAAACCGACATGTGGCGCGTCAAGTGTTAGCCTCGGCGGCGGTTTCTGCGGTTGAAGTGGGTTTGATTGCTGGAATGTTCGGGGATCATCCTGCCATTATGACCATGATGGCCTTTTTTATGTTCCTTTATCGTTTTATTGCAATGAGCAAAGGCAGTTTATTTTTGTTTGGCGCAACCGGCGTGATTAACCTCAGTATTATGCTGCACTTCGCCAGTTATCCAGCAACCAATATCGGTATTCTGATTTCAGATAATGTAGTGTCATCATGTACTTCATTAATGATCGCCACATTGATGATGTACTTATGGCCTGATGTGGAAGCAAGGCCAGCCAGACCTGTTGTTGAGAAAAATGCGAACCGAATGCGTCATGAAGCCTTGTTAGGCTCTGTGATGGCAACCTTATCATTTGTGGTGTTTCAAACACTAGATTTACAAGATTCCATGTCAGCGCAAGCCACCAGTTTATTGTTGTTATTTCCAATGCATTGGAATGGCATGTTAGGTTATGCCAGAAAACGTGCCATCGGGACTATTCTCGGTGTGAGCTTTGGCATTATGGTGCAAATGATTTTATATGATTGGTCAAATATGTTGGTGTTGGTCATGCCGTTACTGTGGATTGGGCTAATGATGTTTAGTCATGCTCATGTTAAAGAAGCTAGCGGGTCAGGGGCTGGATTTGGTGCTATGACGACCTTGGGAATTTTATTCGGCCAATATTTGCAACCGAATGATGATTTAATTTTCAGTGCGTTATATCGAATGAGCAGTATTGCTGTGGCGATAGTGATCACTTTAATGGTGTGCTTTTGTTTACATAAATTGCTGAATCGATTTGAAGCGACGCGTTTTGGTGCTTAG